The following proteins are encoded in a genomic region of Montipora foliosa isolate CH-2021 unplaced genomic scaffold, ASM3666993v2 scaffold_461, whole genome shotgun sequence:
- the LOC137989497 gene encoding uncharacterized protein yields the protein MLAFELQLVKENDNLQDSCKQHLHNASLNILKDISAAALSKTKALQRELHIQRDHLLRDYEETAVKTIWKQVKERMVALEIDLKKKARHKYSLATPLQPLAVDRTVQPSNTRRRTRRFERITQRNIGAPAENDGSDKGVTTEINLPDLNPINLTSSELTDAERSLLKKGPAFCPVPKDVNWQKVTDDIDKFERRIRLAVFFHGRNAEDNPRVVDDRFPAIPSASQWMPPKSSFPEVEVFLNNVKNDILKPANLRTTKDNLTREERLALRSLKSSENVIRIQDKGSRFVVLSQQEYQNKILGQLNNDLHYDSIDSDPTLDHFEVVKEWSRKWLSEGQISQEIATWVVNLEPKPGVAFGNVKTHKRDNPLRLITSCCGTAIERLSAFTEFYLKPLSQSLPSFVKDSTDFINKLEDLNAQGPFPEGSLLVSWDVVSMFPNIDNNLGISAVRKALNSRSDNIPSTDCLVEAVEICLR from the coding sequence ATGTTAGCATTTGAACTTCAGTTGGTCAAGGAAAATGACAATCTACAAGACTCTTGTAAGCAGCATTTACACAATGCTTCCCTCAACATCTTAAAGGACATTTCTGCGGCAGCCTTGTCTAAGACCAAAGCCCTTCAGAGGgaacttcatatccagcgcgatCACCTCCTTCGTGATTATGAGGAAACTGCTGTTAAAACCATTTGGAAACAGGTTAAAGAACGGATGGTAGCACTGGAAattgatttgaaaaagaaagcacGACATAAGTACTCGTTGGCCACACCCCTTCAACCATTAGCAGTAGATCGAACCGTACAACCTAGCAACACGAGAAGGAGAACGCGGCGGTTTGAAAGAATTACCCAAAGGAATATAGGAGCTCCAGCCGAAAACGATGGTAGCGACAAGGGTGTAACAACAGAGATCAACTTGCCGGACCTGAATCCTATTAATCTAACTTCTTCTGAACTAACAGATGCGGAACGCTCTCTCCTGAAGAAAGGACCAGCATTTTGTCCTGTGCCTAAGGATGTCAATTGGCAAAAGGTGACCGATGACATAGATAAATTTGAAAGGAGAATCCGCCTTGCCGTTTTCTTCCACGGCAGAAATGCTGAAGACAACCCCCGTGTGGTGGACGACCGATTTCCAGCGATTCCATCAGCTTCCCAATGGATGCCTCCAAAATCCAGTTTCCCGGAGGTAGAAGTGTTCCTCAACAATGTGAAGAACGACATCCTTAAGCCTGCTAATCTAAGAACTACCAAGGACAATCTTACGAGAGAAGAAAGGTTAGCTTTAAGGTCTCTTAAATCTAGTGAAAATGTTATAAGAATTCAAGATAAAGGTTCTAGGTTCGTTGTCCTCAGTCAACAAGAATACCAAAATAAGATACTAGGGCAGCTTAATAATGATTTGCATTATGACAGCATAGATTCCGACCCAACACTTGACCATTTTGAAGTGGTTAAGGAATGGAGTCGAAAGTGGTTATCTGAGGGGCAGATTAGCCAGGAGATTGCTACGTGGGTTGTAAATCTGGAGCCAAAACCAGGAGTGGCATTTGGGAATGTCAAAACACACAAACGTGACAACCCACTTCGGCTTATTACATCCTGCTGCGGTACAGCAATTGAACGGCTTTCTGCTTTCACAGAATTCTACCTCAAACCTCTTTCACAAAGTCTTCCATCCTTTGTGAAGGATTCCACGGATTTTATCaacaaattagaagatttgaaTGCACAAGGCCCATTCCCTGAGGGGTCCCTCCTTGTGTCTTGGGATGTAGTGTCAATGTTTCCaaacattgacaacaatctaGGTATTTCAGCAGTTAGAAAGGCACTTAATTCCAGATCTGATAATATTCCTTCCACTGATTGCTTAGTTGAAGCCGTTGAAATTTGTctcagg